Proteins from a genomic interval of Rhipicephalus microplus isolate Deutch F79 chromosome 6, USDA_Rmic, whole genome shotgun sequence:
- the LOC142765358 gene encoding uncharacterized protein LOC142765358 — MHWLLVFDYGEDVVLICDADNHEGDLTGRTYWKKRAALENYGKKRYLAKRNIPKERIDQLLRKMCDYGQYHYTENNCQKWARDLLHELDIEMPSDEVDARTVVTNYIQPAARVGAVVVGASLLGALIFSGGARRNRRD, encoded by the exons ATGCATTGGCTCCTCGTGTTCGACTACGGCGAGGACGTGGTGCTCATCTGCGACGCCGACAACCACGAGGGAGACCTGACGGGGCGCACGTACTGGAAAAAGAGGGCCGCTCTTGAGAACTACGGAAAGAAG AGATATCTCGCGAAGCGGAACATTCCCAAAGAACGCATTGACCAGCTACTGAGGAAGATGTGTGACTACGGCCAGTACCATTACACCGAGAACAACTGCCAGAAATGGGCCCGAGACCTCCTGCATGAACTGGACATTGAAATGCCCTCTGATGAAGTCGACGCCCGTACTGTTGTGACCAACTACATACAGCCGGCAGCAAGAGTCGGTGCCGTGGTAGTGGGTGCCAGTCTGCTCGGCGCACTCATCTTCAGTGGCGGTGCCCGTCGGAACAGACGGGATTAG